A window of Deinococcus arcticus contains these coding sequences:
- a CDS encoding M3 family oligoendopeptidase has protein sequence MSPVPSQPPAADQTLTVPATAAEWAQYAPRFEALQAQPLSAADVPGWLAAWSDLSGELQGVGARLSVFADLHTDQPEAQARYQRFMADLQPQWARAEQALKEKLLAVPDYEPAPGFALTLRRMRDAAALFREANVALGVTHEAQKQEYAVITGNQTVTLDGQTLTIPQIKQRLDDPSRPAREAAWRALAASNAGVAPQLDDVMTRLIATRWGLARNAGEANYRDLRWKELDRVDYTPADCRAFHEAVRDEVVPLLSAMTAELAGPLGLESLRPWDYNRNTLLDPQGRAPLTPFQGGSELETLAQTAFAGLDSGLAGRFAQMRTGGLLDLESRPGKMSHAYCSYFPGTNEPFVLMNVVGTAEDVRVLFHEVGHAFHGFYSGESQPLVWNRWSPIEFVEIPSMAMEFLTLDHLGHVFSPDELARYREKQLQGVVAFLPWAAQMDAFQHWLYAEAPEDVTIADLDAKWLELDRTFHPFVNWAGLDERLRAKGWQYYHIFQVPFYYIEYAMCYLAAVGIWRGAQQDPAGALERYKTSLRLGSTVPVPELYRAAGAEFRFDREHIRGLMAFLTEQLRA, from the coding sequence ATGAGCCCTGTTCCCTCCCAGCCGCCCGCCGCCGACCAGACCCTGACGGTGCCCGCCACCGCGGCCGAGTGGGCCCAGTACGCGCCGCGCTTTGAGGCGCTGCAGGCCCAGCCCCTGAGTGCGGCGGACGTGCCCGGCTGGCTGGCCGCCTGGAGCGACCTGAGCGGCGAGCTGCAGGGCGTGGGGGCCAGGCTCTCGGTGTTCGCTGATCTGCACACCGATCAGCCGGAGGCGCAGGCGCGCTATCAGCGCTTCATGGCCGATCTTCAGCCGCAGTGGGCCCGGGCCGAGCAGGCGCTGAAGGAGAAGCTGCTGGCGGTGCCGGACTACGAGCCGGCTCCCGGGTTCGCCCTGACCCTGCGCCGCATGCGGGACGCCGCCGCCCTGTTCCGGGAAGCCAATGTGGCGCTGGGAGTCACCCACGAGGCGCAGAAGCAGGAATACGCGGTCATCACCGGCAACCAGACTGTGACCCTGGACGGCCAGACGCTGACCATTCCCCAGATCAAGCAGCGCCTAGACGACCCCAGCCGCCCGGCCCGCGAAGCAGCGTGGCGCGCCCTGGCCGCCAGCAACGCCGGCGTGGCCCCGCAGCTCGACGACGTGATGACGCGCCTGATCGCCACCCGCTGGGGGCTGGCGCGCAACGCGGGCGAGGCCAATTACCGCGACCTGCGCTGGAAGGAACTGGACCGGGTGGACTATACGCCCGCCGACTGCCGCGCCTTTCACGAGGCGGTGCGCGACGAGGTGGTGCCGCTGCTCTCGGCCATGACCGCCGAGCTGGCCGGGCCACTGGGCCTGGAGAGCCTGCGCCCCTGGGACTACAACCGCAACACCCTGCTGGACCCCCAGGGCCGCGCGCCGCTGACTCCGTTCCAGGGGGGCAGCGAACTGGAAACCCTGGCCCAGACCGCGTTTGCAGGGCTGGATTCGGGGCTGGCTGGCCGCTTCGCCCAGATGCGCACCGGCGGCCTCCTGGACCTGGAATCGCGCCCCGGCAAGATGAGCCACGCCTACTGCTCATACTTTCCAGGCACCAACGAGCCCTTTGTGCTGATGAACGTGGTGGGCACCGCCGAGGACGTGCGGGTGCTGTTTCACGAGGTGGGCCACGCCTTCCACGGCTTTTATAGCGGGGAAAGCCAGCCTCTGGTATGGAACCGCTGGAGCCCCATTGAATTCGTGGAGATTCCCAGCATGGCCATGGAATTCCTGACCCTGGACCACCTGGGCCACGTGTTCTCGCCCGACGAACTGGCGCGCTACCGCGAAAAGCAGTTGCAGGGCGTGGTGGCCTTCCTGCCCTGGGCCGCCCAGATGGACGCTTTTCAGCACTGGCTGTACGCCGAGGCCCCCGAGGACGTCACGATTGCCGATCTGGACGCCAAGTGGCTGGAACTCGACCGCACCTTCCACCCCTTCGTGAACTGGGCTGGCCTGGACGAGAGGCTGCGCGCCAAGGGCTGGCAGTACTACCACATCTTCCAGGTGCCCTTTTACTACATCGAATACGCCATGTGCTATCTGGCGGCGGTGGGCATCTGGCGCGGCGCCCAGCAGGATCCTGCCGGCGCCCTGGAGCGCTACAAGACCAGCCTGCGCCTGGGCAGCACCGTGCCCGTCCCCGAGCTGTACCGCGCCGCCGGCGCCGAATTCCGCTTTGACCGCGAGCACATTCGTGGCCTGATGGCCTTCCTGACCGAACAACTGCGGGCGTAA
- a CDS encoding PSP1 domain-containing protein — protein sequence MVVLPIRFERSPRLHAMLSEEPHPVGTRVVVQGKRGPEVATVRGEAREPLAQERYGAVLRAAAPEDLSRWEELHRAGEDLKWLLRARARGRNLPVKVVAVEFTLDESLVTVSYSADERIELSSLIGEVRAHTRARVNFAAVGPREQAQMIGTLGACGRENCSSTHLQDFAPVSIRMARDQQLPLNPEKLSGPCGRLLCCLQFEHTQYLELLKDLPRKNARVCHEGSGACGKVTKLHPLSGTVDVATDQGLLQNVPPAELRRMTEAEVRALPEGRGSGRPGKGPRPASSE from the coding sequence ATGGTTGTCCTGCCCATCCGCTTCGAGCGCAGTCCCCGTCTCCACGCCATGCTGAGCGAGGAGCCGCATCCCGTGGGCACGCGCGTGGTGGTGCAGGGCAAGCGCGGCCCGGAAGTGGCCACCGTGCGCGGCGAGGCCCGCGAGCCGCTGGCGCAGGAGCGCTACGGCGCCGTGCTGCGCGCCGCCGCCCCCGAGGACCTGAGCCGCTGGGAGGAACTGCACCGCGCCGGCGAGGACCTGAAATGGCTGCTGCGCGCCCGCGCCCGGGGCCGGAACCTGCCGGTGAAGGTGGTGGCGGTGGAATTCACGCTGGACGAGAGCCTGGTCACGGTCAGCTACAGCGCTGACGAGCGCATTGAGCTGAGCAGCCTGATTGGCGAGGTGCGCGCCCACACCCGCGCGCGCGTGAATTTTGCGGCGGTGGGCCCGCGCGAGCAGGCCCAGATGATCGGCACGCTGGGGGCCTGTGGGCGCGAGAACTGTTCCTCCACGCACCTGCAGGACTTCGCGCCGGTCAGCATTCGCATGGCGCGCGACCAGCAGTTGCCGCTGAATCCGGAAAAGCTCTCGGGGCCCTGCGGCCGGCTGCTGTGCTGCCTGCAGTTTGAGCACACCCAGTACCTCGAACTCCTCAAGGACCTGCCGCGCAAGAACGCCCGGGTCTGCCACGAGGGCTCGGGGGCCTGCGGCAAGGTGACCAAGCTGCACCCGCTGAGCGGTACGGTGGACGTGGCCACCGACCAGGGCCTGCTGCAGAACGTGCCCCCGGCCGAGTTGCGCCGCATGACCGAGGCCGAGGTGCGCGCGTTGCCGGAGGGGCGGGGCAGCGGCCGACCGGGCAAGGGCCCGCGCCCGGCCAGCAGCGAGTAA
- a CDS encoding RidA family protein, producing the protein MKEIVQTAGAPAAIGPYSQAVTFGNLVVTSGQIPLTPAGELVQGGITEQTEQVIANLKAVLAAAGTDLDRVVKTTVFLADMNEFAAMNAVYEVHFRAPYPARSTVQVARLPRDVRVEIEVLAERH; encoded by the coding sequence ATGAAAGAGATCGTGCAGACAGCGGGGGCTCCGGCCGCCATCGGGCCCTACAGCCAGGCCGTGACCTTTGGCAATCTGGTCGTGACCAGCGGCCAGATTCCCCTGACGCCCGCCGGTGAGCTGGTGCAGGGCGGCATCACCGAGCAGACCGAACAGGTGATCGCCAACCTGAAAGCCGTGCTGGCCGCCGCCGGCACCGATCTGGACCGGGTGGTCAAGACCACGGTGTTCCTGGCCGATATGAATGAGTTTGCCGCCATGAACGCGGTGTATGAGGTCCACTTCCGCGCGCCCTACCCGGCGCGCAGCACCGTGCAGGTGGCCCGGTTGCCCCGCGACGTGCGGGTGGAGATCGAGGTGCTGGCCGAGCGGCACTAG